From the genome of Hyalangium ruber, one region includes:
- a CDS encoding 3-deoxy-D-manno-octulosonic acid transferase, which produces MRLLYILASYVLFAVLFPVLSVYRKTRHGLGQRLGFYAPGTLPEGPGPLLWLHGASAGDLLALSPMFGPLRERFPGCRILLSTTTNTGYLMAKDRLAKQVDGVVYAPYDLWGATRRAVRAIRPNMLVLEYTEIWPNLIRAAKRSGARVALTNGRFSPKNEGKYRWFFALIGNPLRDMDLFLMRLEEEAERARSLGAPAERVWVTGNTKFDALAAGPAKEDEALRRALGLAEGARVLMAGSTHEGEEEHLLSVYQRLLPAHPELRLVIAPRYIDRASRIQALAREAGLTVGLRSQENREGGQVVVLDTIGELGRAYRLATLVFVGGSFTKRGGQNILEPAGQGKPVLFGPHMDNFRDSVQVLEGRGGIQVKDAEELFARVSELLAQPDRLTALGAQARATVGQISGASRRNVEHMAGLFEKNP; this is translated from the coding sequence ATGCGCCTCCTGTACATCCTCGCCAGCTACGTGCTCTTCGCGGTCCTGTTCCCGGTGCTCTCGGTGTACCGGAAGACGCGCCATGGGCTGGGACAGCGACTGGGCTTCTACGCGCCGGGGACGCTCCCGGAGGGCCCTGGGCCGTTGCTCTGGTTGCACGGGGCGAGCGCGGGAGACCTGCTGGCGCTCTCGCCCATGTTTGGCCCGTTGCGGGAGCGCTTCCCAGGCTGTCGGATCCTGCTCTCGACGACGACGAACACGGGCTACTTGATGGCGAAGGATCGGCTGGCGAAACAGGTCGATGGGGTGGTGTACGCGCCCTACGATCTCTGGGGAGCCACGCGCCGGGCGGTGCGAGCGATCCGGCCGAACATGCTGGTGCTGGAGTACACGGAGATCTGGCCCAACCTCATCCGGGCGGCGAAGCGGAGCGGGGCACGCGTGGCGCTGACGAACGGGCGCTTCTCGCCGAAGAACGAGGGGAAGTACCGGTGGTTCTTCGCGCTGATCGGCAATCCGCTGAGGGACATGGACCTGTTCCTGATGCGGCTGGAGGAGGAAGCCGAGCGAGCGAGGAGCCTGGGAGCGCCCGCGGAGCGGGTCTGGGTGACGGGCAACACGAAGTTCGACGCGCTCGCGGCGGGGCCGGCGAAGGAGGACGAAGCGCTGCGGCGTGCGCTGGGACTGGCCGAGGGAGCGCGGGTGCTGATGGCGGGCAGCACGCACGAGGGGGAGGAGGAGCACCTGCTGTCGGTGTACCAGCGCCTGCTCCCGGCCCACCCAGAGCTGAGATTGGTGATCGCACCGCGCTATATCGACCGGGCGAGTCGCATCCAGGCCCTGGCCCGGGAGGCAGGGCTGACGGTAGGGCTGCGCTCGCAGGAGAACCGAGAGGGCGGACAGGTGGTGGTGCTCGACACGATCGGAGAGCTGGGGAGGGCCTACCGGTTGGCGACGTTGGTGTTCGTGGGAGGCTCGTTCACGAAGCGAGGAGGACAGAACATCCTGGAGCCAGCGGGGCAGGGCAAGCCGGTGCTTTTCGGTCCACACATGGACAACTTCCGCGACAGCGTGCAGGTGTTGGAGGGGCGAGGAGGCATCCAGGTGAAGGACGCGGAGGAGCTCTTCGCCCGGGTGTCTGAGCTGCTGGCCCAGCCGGACAGGTTGACCGCGCTGGGAGCGCAGGCACGAGCGACGGTGGGGCAGATCTCCGGGGCGAGCCGCAGGAACGTGGAGCACATGGCCGGGCTCTTCGAGAAGAACCCATGA